The Wansuia hejianensis genomic interval AATTGAAGGTCTGCTCCGGAACCCCCTCCTCTGTCCTGGCTCCTGTGGCATTGACCCCTGTCACTGAAGCCTTTGTAAACCACCGCATCACATCCACATAGTGTACGCCGCAGTCCAGAAGGGGGGAGGATTCCTTCAGTATGCTGTAATATTTTTTCCAGTCCATAATGTGATGGTTCTGAACCATACGGAAGACGATGGGCTTTCCGATGGCGTCTTCCTGTATCATCTCTGCCACCTTCTGATAAGTTTCGTTGTGCCGCAGGATATGGCCAACCAGCACCTTGCATTCCGGGTGGGCCTTCACCTCCTTCAGGAATTCATCTCCCTCCTTCAGAGTGGCGGCTATCGGCTTTTCACAGATCACATGCTTCCCGGCGTTCAGGCATTCCTTCAATATAGTGAGGTGGCTTCCCGCATATGTTGCAATGATGACAATATCCACAGCCGGGGAAGCGGCGCATTCCCTGTAATCGGTACAGATATGTGCCGCTCCGTATCTTCTCTGAAAATTTTTGGCCTGTTCCTGGTTCAGATCACAGACATATTCCATCCTGACATTTTCTTTATAATAAATGTCCTGGATATGGGCCTCTCCCATATGTCCGCAGCCGATCAGGGCAACACCGTATACGCGGCTCATGGCAAAACCAGCCCTCCTGCCGCCTCAATTTCCCTGAGAACGAGAGTCACCGATTTTATCGCGTCGTCCAGCGTCGCGGCTTCCAGCGGGTGCTTCCCCTGCAGCCCCTCCACGAAATATTTCAGCTCACTGTAATAAGCTCCCAGAGAAGACACGTTGCCGCCTATATCATTTTCGCTCTCATATTCCTTTTCCAGCTCAGG includes:
- a CDS encoding Gfo/Idh/MocA family protein, which encodes MSRVYGVALIGCGHMGEAHIQDIYYKENVRMEYVCDLNQEQAKNFQRRYGAAHICTDYRECAASPAVDIVIIATYAGSHLTILKECLNAGKHVICEKPIAATLKEGDEFLKEVKAHPECKVLVGHILRHNETYQKVAEMIQEDAIGKPIVFRMVQNHHIMDWKKYYSILKESSPLLDCGVHYVDVMRWFTKASVTGVNATGARTEEGVPEQTFNYGIMTLELSDGSVGYYEAGWSNTISSENKKEFIGPKGSIRIIFRKDRQTHQEEGDLIEYYKYPDRTYEMINLPCKRKPTGAQLDYLIKMIETGCPEKPTIEEVYDSFRICLEAQEQVFRKLQKQLTNPA